The following are from one region of the Ischnura elegans chromosome X, ioIscEleg1.1, whole genome shotgun sequence genome:
- the LOC124171820 gene encoding uncharacterized protein LOC124171820 produces the protein MSRSVSSLPQKGNCDRSALDSRTPSQGTNKILGEILRNQRVILATLAEHGEILHNLQISYKDAEKNAQPEGWPARMPLSCLQELDEWESFLKHEDNHSFAVNYFSRFGGDSCSEMCRRILRKLFSVGLSGKLNILGSEKKKGLRSTATLKVIQGACCKYFPDIAHANVDKETVYAIGKWLRNQCPKK, from the exons ATGAGTCGATCCGTTTCCAGTTTACCACAGAAGGGGAATTGTGACCGTTCAGCATTGGACTCAAGAACTCCCTCCCAAG GTACGAATAAGATTCTGGGAGAAATTTTGCGAAACCAGAGAGTAATTTTGGCCACACTGGCGGAGCATGGAGAAATTCTGCACAATCTCCAGATATCATATAAGGATGCTGAGAAGAATGCTCAGCCAGAAGGATGGCCAGCAAGAATGCCTCTTTCTTGTCTGCAAGAATTGGATGAGTGGGAGTCATTCTTAAAGCATGAGGACAACCAttcttttgcg GTGAACTACTTCAGCCGATTTGGGGGTGACAGCTGCAGTGAGATGTGCCGGCGCATCTTAAGGAAGCTGTTCTCGGTTGGCCTTTCAGGCAAATTAAATATACTAGGTAGCGAGAAGAAAAAGGGGTTGCGGTCAACAGCCActttgaaggtcattcaag GTGCATGCTGCAAATATTTTCCAGATATAGCCCATGCCAATGTTGACAAAGAAACGGTGTATGCCATAGGGAAATGGCTGAGAAATCAATGCCCaaaaaaataa